A genomic window from Vitis riparia cultivar Riparia Gloire de Montpellier isolate 1030 chromosome 16, EGFV_Vit.rip_1.0, whole genome shotgun sequence includes:
- the LOC117933012 gene encoding homeobox-leucine zipper protein ATHB-12-like has product MMESRGCSAEEAGEEGEQLTRKKSRNKKRFSDEQVQYLESIFESDSKLEARKKEELAVELGMQPRQVAIWFQNKRARWKSKQIEHDYKALRASYDALTSRFESLKEEKQSLLTQLQKLGDLMEKPGDGVGSGLGGNSSTDGGSDTGDDAKLSYLEGGLDHRLVKCSDDDKSRSTGYFGHQEGPELLDKCENADISLESTGKWFGFASGGFHDQSCTISQLWDFWSS; this is encoded by the exons ATGATGGAGAGCAGAGGGTGTTCGGCAGAAGAAGCAGGAGAGGAGGGGGAGCAGCTGACTAGGAAGAAGAGCAGGAACAAGAAGAGGTTCAGTGACGAGCAAGTTCAGTATCTGGAGTCAATTTTCGAGTCGGATAGTAAGCTTGAGGCGAGGAAGAAGGAGGAGCTGGCGGTGGAGCTTGGGATGCAGCCGAGACAGGTTGCTATATGGTTTCAGAACAAGAGAGCGAGGTGGAAGTCGAAACAGATAGAGCACGACTACAAAGCACTCAGAGCTAGCTACGATGCTTTAACGTCTCGGTTCGAGTCCTTGAAGGAGGAGAAACAGTCTTTACTCACACAG TTGCAGAAGCTGGGTGATCTGATGGAAAAACCTGGTGATGGGGTGGGAAGCGGTTTGGGAGGAAACAGCAGTACTGATGGGGGATCAGACACCGGAGATGATGCAAAATTGAGCTACTTAGAAGGTGGCCTGGACCACAGATTAGTCAAGTGCTCAGACGATGATAAGAGCCGAAGTACAGGCTACTTCGGCCACCAAGAAGGGCCTGAGCTTCTCGACAAATGTGAAAATGCAGATATTTCCTTAGAATCAACCGGAAAATGGTTCGGTTTCGCCTCGGGCGGCTTCCATGATCAGTCATGTACCATTTCACAGTTGTGGGACTTCTGGAGTAGTTAA
- the LOC117932963 gene encoding subtilisin-like protease SBT3.5, with the protein MSSLHDGGLIFIFLASLILILNEKVGSVTPAQAKSKVHIVYLGMRQHHDPELITNTHHEMLTTVLGSKEASVDSMLYSYRHGFSGFAAKLTEAQAQAVSELPGVVQVMPSRLHKLKTTRSWDYLGLSSSHSSTNLLHETNMGDGIIIGLLDSGIWPESKVSSDKGLGPIPSRWKGGCSSGQSFNATKHCNRKLIGARYFLKGLEAEIGEPLNTTEYLEYLSPRDALGHGTHTSSIAGGSPVVNASYYGLGFGTVRGGAPGARLAMYKVCWNLGGYCSDADILKAFDKAIHDGVDVLSVSLGSGDMLFTEIIKPDSILIGSFHAVAQGISVVCAAGNGGPSAQTVENTAPWILSVAASSIDRSFPTPITLGNNRTVMGQAMLIGNHTGFASLVYPDDPHVESPSNCLSISPNDTSVAGKVALCFTSDTLETQLAASFVKEARGLGVIIAENSGNTQASCISDFPCIKVSYETGSQILHYISSTRHPHVRLSPSKTHVGKPVPTNVAYFSSRGPSFPSPAVLKPDIAGPGAQILGAVPPSDLKKNTEFAFRSGTSMATPHIAGIVALLKSLHPHWSPAVIKSAIVTTGWTTDPSGEPIFAEGDPTKLADPFDFGGGIVNPNRAADPGLVYDMGTADYIHYLCTLGYNNSAIFQFTEQSIRCPTREHSILDLNLPSITIPSLQNSTSLTRNVTNVGAVNSTYKASIISPAGTTITVKPDTLIFDSTIKTVTFSVTVSSIQQVNTGYSFGSLTWIDGVHAVRSPISVRTMIKESYANDS; encoded by the exons ATGAGTTCACTTCATGATGGAGGTCtcatattcattttcttagctTCTTTGATCTTGATTCTAAACGAGAAAGTTGGCTCCGTGACTCCTGCACAAGCTAAAAGCAAG GTCCACATCGTTTATTTGGGAATGAGGCAGCACCATGATCCAGAACTCATCACCAACACTCATCATGAAATGCTCACTACAGTTCTTGGAAG CAAAGAAGCATCTGTAGATTCCATGCTCTACAGTTACAGACATGGCTTCTCCGGCTTTGCAGCCAAGTTGACAGAAGCTCAAGCACAAGCAGTTTCAG AGTTACCTGGTGTGGTTCAAGTCATGCCCTCCCGCCTTCATAAGCTGAAGACAACAAGGAGCTGGGATTACCTTGGCCTCTCCTCTTCACATTCTTCCACCAATCTCCTGCATGAAACCAACATGGGTGATGGAATCATCATTGGTCTTCTTGACTCAG GGATCTGGCCCGAATCAAAAGTTTCCAGCGATAAAGGTCTGGGGCCAATCCCGTCTAGATGGAAAGGTGGCTGCAGCTCAGGGCAGAGCTTCAATGCAACAAAGCACTGCAACAGAAAACTTATTGGAGCTCGTTATTTCTTAAAGGGACTTGAAGCAGAGATTGGAGAGCCATTGAATACCACTGAATACCTAGAATACTTGTCCCCGAGAGACGCACTTGGACATGGTACACATACATCTTCTATTGCTGGTGGTTCTCCTGTGGTCAATGCCAGCTACTATGGGCTTGGTTTTGGAACAGTGAGGGGTGGCGCACCTGGGGCTCGGCTGGCCATGTATAAAGTGTGCTGGAATTTGGGGGGATACTGCTCAGATGCTGATATACTGAAAGCTTTTGACAAAGCCATCCACGACGGAGTAGATGTGTTATCAGTCTCACTCGGTTCCGGCGACATGCTGTTCACTGAAATTATCAAACCTGATAGCATCCTCATTGGTTCATTCCATGCTGTGGCACAGGGGATTTCGGTTGTTTGTGCAGCAGGAAATGGAGGCCCAAGTGCTCAAACAGTAGAAAATACAGCACCGTGGATATTAAGTGTAGCAGCTAGCAGCATTGATCGGTCCTTCCCTACACCCATCACACTAGGCAACAACCGCACCGTCATG GGTCAAGCCATGCTCATTGGAAACCATACAGGCTTCGCCAGCTTAGTGTACCCAGATGACCCACATGTCGAGAGTCCTAG CAATTGTCTATCTATATCACCGAATGACACTTCAGTGGCTGGAAAGGTGGCGCTCTGCTTCACTTCAGATACATTGGAGACACAATTGGCTGCATCTTTCGTGAAAGAAGCTCGTGGCCTGGGGGTAATTATTGCTGAGAATTCTGGAAACACCCAGGCATCATGCATCAGTGACTTCCCATGTATTAAAGTAAGCTACGAAACTGGAAGCCAGATACTCCACTACATCAGTTCGACCAG GCATCCCCATGTAAGGCTGAGCCCTTCTAAAACACATGTTGGGAAACCCGTGCCAACCAATGTGGCCTACTTCTCATCTCGAGGGCCAAGTTTCCCCAGTCCAGCAGTATTGAAG CCAGATATAGCAGGTCCAGGTGCCCAAATACTTGGGGCAGTTCCACCTTCTGATCTGAAAAAGAACACCGAATTTGCTTTCCGTTCTGGAACATCCATGGCAACTCCTCACATTGCAGGCATTGTTGCACTACTCAAATCCCTGCACCCACATTGGTCCCCAGCTGTAATTAAATCAGCAATTGTCACAACAG GATGGACAACTGATCCGTCTGGAGAACCAATCTTTGCCGAGGGAGATCCAACAAAGCTCGCTGATCCATTTGATTTTGGGGGTGGAATTGTGAACCCGAATAGAGCAGCGGATCCTGGTCTAGTGTATGACATGGGTACAGCGGATTATATTCATTATCTCTGTACCTTGGGCTACAACAACTCTGCCATTTTTCAGTTCACAGAACAATCCATACGCTGCCCCACTCGAGAGCATTCTATTCTTGACTTGAATCTTCCTTCCATAACCATCCCAAGCCTCCAAAATTCAACCTCCCTCACCAGAAATGTCACAAATGTTGGAGCTGTCAACTCCACGTACAAAGCCTCTATCATATCCCCAGCAGGCACAACCATAACAGTAAAACCTGATACTTTGATTTTTGACTCTACCATCAAAACTGTTACCTTCAGTGTCACAGTTTCCTCAATTCAACAGGTGAACACAGGATACTCTTTTGGGAGCTTGACTTGGATTGATGGGGTGCATGCAGTGAGAAGTCCCATATCTGTGAGAACTATGATCAAAGAATCTTATGCTAATGACAGCTAA